The DNA region GTATAGAAATTATCATGtaccaaaaaatgtaaataGCTTTGTCATGTAAGTGAGATTTAAGTTTGACGGAGTAGAAATTGGAAATAGAGAAGATGTGATGCGTGCATAGATTTAATAAACTCTTAAGAGtgataaatcaattttttttttcatttccctcTTTTTTCTCCCTAAGGAACGGTTTGGTAGAATACTTTTTAGGGAGGATTGAAATTGAAAAGTGGAAAAGGGGGAGGAGATTTTTCTACTGCATGGTAGATATGAGTAAAGAAGGATGGAAAAAGGGGTGACAAATTCATTTTACCTCTATCCTCTCGCTTTCCAACATTGTATTTCCAATTTTCCTccgattttcaaattttcttttcttatttcacCTTTTTTTGCTAATACTTCAACTTTTATCAAATGTGAAAACAcaatttgcatgttttttttttgttatttataaaaatattaagtgggatctgaaattaaataaaacgaCAATAATAGTGCTATACGTTACACAATGAACTACAGTAAGGCAATAATGAACTAGGATAaggttttcaaattttatacttaataCCATATGGTATTACatgattaattattattattataaaacttcttgttgtaaaataaaatttcaaaaacttttatttaatgTGTGTAATagcaaattaatataaattattatttctttcctcCTATTCTTTTTCTCAAGCAAACAGAGGAAATTGCCATCAACATTCCATCTTCACTGTCTTCCATCCCTCCGATCAAATGCATATGTCGGAAAATTGTTATCTTattatcctcccacttttctttCAAATTCAGTCTAAGCAATcaaattattacatcttatgGTTTTAGTGAGATTATATCTAATAAAATGATGAGCATAGTTACtattttacttcttcttcttcttcttcttcaaattagTTACTGTTGTTTTAGAATTGTCTAATGCTTATTTACATTTAATCAGCCAAAGCCTAGAATTGATTATACTCTGAAGGCTGTTGGTGGTAGCTTAACAGCCATCCCTGGAATTTCAGATATGATTGATGTAAGTTTTATTTTCATATCTAGCCCTCCTGGTTGATTTTGTATTGTTACTTAGACTCATTATGCAGTTTACACTATATTTGGTAGGATACAGTCAATACGATTGTCACAGATATGCTCCAGTGGCCCCATAGAATTATTGTTCCAATTGGCGGTATACCTGTTGATACAAGGTAACCAtgaatcatattttttttgttccttccTGTCtgcttgggtttttttttttttttttttttgaggtttcaAATTGCTGCAAAACTACTCAAGTGGTTTATCTTAAAAGAGCCAGAGAGTTCAAAATTGGTTAATGGGGTTCTCCTGTGGATATCTCCTCCTTTTCACTCGTTTATGTTCAAATATATGCTGTCTTTAAATCGGTTGTatttagatgattttttttgtgtgttcaGTTCATCACAAATGTTAAGCTAGTTAAGTGtgccttcttttcttttctttttccttttttatgcAGTGATTTAGAGCTTAAACCACAGGGAAAGCTTACCTTGACAATCGTAAAAGCAAATGATTTGAAGAACATGGAAATGATTGGAAAATCTGATCCTTATGTTGTTGTGTATATTCGGCCACTATTCAAGGTCAAAACAAAGGTTGTCGATAACAACCTGAATCCTGTTTGGAATCAAACATTTGACTTGATTGCAGAAGACAAGGAGACACAGTCCCTTATACTTGAGGTTTTGATCCActaatacttctttttctgcCTTGCTATACTCTTCTGCCATTTCTCTTAGTATTGTGCTTATGCTAGAATCTAAAAATTCTTGGTTAGTAGGATTCATTTTTAGTGCACcgtgtttatttaatttaactTGTATGAAAGAGTGCAGatgtttttttaagaaattttcaaacttgtagagttaaataaaagttaaaaaggtTTAATAAAAGCTGCTGGAATTTTGGTAGATTATATAAAGGCTTTTATATAGGCTATTGGCATTCTTTTTCCTAGAAACTCTAAATCTCTTGAATAATCTTAAAGAACCACTAAAACAAGTAGGAAACGCTAGAAAAAAACTCTAGGCCCAACTATTATTTTGCTTCCCAAACTCTATATCAGAGTCCAATTTAGCCCCTTCCACACTCCCTTTTTAGGTTAAATTTTGTCCTTGAAGTTTTGAGAACGGTTCAATGCTACCCTTGCCTCCATTTTCTGTTAAAGTTACTTGCTGAAATGATATAAATTGTACCTCTTTTGAACTTTTGGACCTTGTATTAGTAAGGATTAAAGTTAACTATAGGATATATCAGAGTCCAATTTAGCCCCCTCCCCACtccctttttttgtttaattttttccttGAAGTTTTGAGAATGGTTCAATGCTACCCTTGCCTCCATTTGCTGTTTAAGTTTAATTGCCGAAATGATATAAATTGTACCTCTTTTGAACTTTTGGGCCTTGTATTAGTAAGGATTAAAGTTAACTATAGGTTATATCACTCgatttgtattctaatttcAAGTAAATCACTTTATTCTAAATGGAAAATGAGCACAAAGGTAATATTAAACCATTTTCAGACCCTCTAAGGATTAAATTGATAATTCATGATTGAAACTGAACTGCTAATATAGTTAAGGCACTGTAATAGAGTGCcctaaatttaattcaaattgaaCTAGCTGCCTTTTCATGTAAAGGCACTTGATATTTAGACTCAATAGTAACTAAAGTAGGCTAAAAAGGGTGCCAATTAGGTCCTATATCCAAACTAGATCATATTTTCAAATCACTTCAATCTTTGATCTGGTTTTTCTGAGAGTTTTGGCCAGCTGCACCTGATATTTATACTCTTTATagaaggaaataaaagatatccatagattaaaacttaaaaaaaaaaaaacattttaaccATGTAAGTGTtagaaaaacagaaaacaaatttgTAATGAATTAGCGTTTAAATATCTATAGGATTATGATACGTAAATTGTAAAAGAAAGGGCTAGAATTGGGGTTgtaaggaagaaggaaaagagagaattttataGTGTTTAGGGGTTGTATAAACAGTACCTATGAATAGTATCACAAGAAAgagaagaggaaaagagagtggagaaagggagaaaatagaaaataaagggaAGAAAAGGTTTCGGATCTACTAGAAAATTCTAAACTCGAGTAAACTACCAAAACCCTTAATTTGCAGGGGTTTAAAATTTACAGGTTTGCCCCTTGATATAAAATTGACCATAACTTgttaaataaaaacccaaatttaaagATTTGTCAACCCTAGGACACATATAACTAGATCTTTAAAACTACACTTCCAATTGTGTATATTTATGGGATTAAACTTAGCCGGttccccaaattttttttttttttttgtgctcaGCCATTAGCTGGGAGCTGAGGCGTCGTAGGATTTGATGGTGGGAGCTTAGTAGAGATAAAAAGAACAGGCTAGGTAAATAAATTGGACTTTTGAGCTCCTGAAATTTAGCATTTTGGATGAGGGTTGGGAGTGGATTGTGGATATCTTATAAGAACTAGGAAAGCATGGGATGGCTAAATCAAGTTTCAAGAAATGTTTGAACCTATTACAAGGATATTTATGGTACCAATGGAAATTATTTCCCTTGGAAGAATGTATGGAGGGGTTAAGTTCCCTATGAGAGtggctttatttttttggactGCAGTGTGGGGTAAAATTCTCACTATTGACAACATCAACAAGAGGGGTTTTTCATTAGTGGGCTGGTGTTGCTTATTTTGTTGTAGTGGAGAAACAGTGGACCATTTACTGCTCCATTGTGACGTTGTATTTGCATTGCAGAATGAAGTCTTTCAGATGTTTGGGGTTCAATGGGTGATGCCTCCATCAGTTTTGTCCCTTCTTTGTGGTTAGAGGAATGGATTTGGAAAACATTCTTTGGGCGTCTGGAATATGGTGCCATCATGTACTTATGTTGATGTGGCTAGTGTGGAAGGAGCAGAATTCTCGCATGTTTAATGACACTGAGAAATCTTTAGAGCAAATGAAATCCTTTTCCTAGGCACCTTTTTGGCATGTGCCTGGGGTTGCACACATTGTGCTTCCATTTTTTGAGTTTCATACCTCACTATTTCTTAATTATACTTATCacttatcccccccccccccccccaaaaaaaaaagtaatgttagaaGAGATGTAATGGACATGCAAATATAATGCACACTATATTGTGGGATCTTTTGAGCTCATGGATATAAGTTTTGGTCATATCTGGTGGAAGTTCTGTTGTTACATACACAGAGACTCATGCTTGCACAGTTACACAAATTTTAGAGGGGAAAATGCATTACCTGTTACCAGCTTACCATCATAGATACAATTTTACGCGTGCCTACTTTGAATTATAAGTGcctaatttgaataataatagTTCCTACTAATTATCTTCTGTCTGTAACCTGTAAATCTCATGCCTTTGTTACTAGTAATGCAACTAATGTTCATGAACTCTTCCAACAGGTTTTTGATAAGGACATTGGGCAAGACAAGAGATTGGGAATAGCAAAGCTAACTTTGAATGACCTGGAAGCTGAAACCGAGAAAGAGCTTGATTTGAGACTGCAACCATCACTTGACATgctgaaaataaaagataaaaaagataGAGGGACTCTTACAATTAAGGTAGAAATTGCTTCTCATTTTGATTAGTGATGTGTCTTCTATTGTATGTTAAAGAAAGGCCTgcaatataattataaaaaatttctcattcaCATTATATGTATTCTATGCAGGGGGGTCTTGTCCCttcttttcataaaattttatttttattttttaatctaagggtattgttatttttctaattttaggTCTTATACCACGAATTTAACAAGGAAGAGCAGTTGGCTGCTCTAGAAGAAGAGAAGATGATCCTAGAAGCAAGAAAGAAACTGAAAGAAGCGGGAATTATAGGGAGTACAATGGACGCAATTGACGGAGCTACATCACTGGTTGGGTCGGGAGTTGGATTGGTGGGTACTGGGGTTGGGTTTGTGGGAAGTGGTGTTGGTGCTGGAGTTGGGCTTGTGGGAAGTGGTGTTGGTGCTGGAGTTGGGCTTGTGGGAACTGGCCTTGGAGCTGTTGGCAGTGGACTGAGCAAAGCAGGAAAGTTCATGGGCCGAACCATTACAGGGCAATCGAGAAAAAGTGGCTCTACAACTCCAGTGAATAGTGTCCAAGAAAATGGTGATGCCAAGCTGCAGTAGGCTTCCTGCAGAATTGCTGCTGGAGTATGTGGTCTGACCTCGTGTATGCTTTAATGACTGGATAGAGATAaattattttgcttattttgcaATAGATTTCGATCCTGTTTTATATGCTGGTGTGGAAAATAACATAATGTTTATATTCTTGGTTTCAGCTGTCTCATCCTGTAATCATGATAGTGTTCTGCCTTCCTTACTAATTTTTCAAACGTCATACATGTCTCTATGTTTAATCGACTTTTGGCTTCCACCTTAGTTCACTTTAATTGAATTTGTCGGAATGAAATTATTAATGGattattcttgattttttttttttgcaacatttGCTACTTAATCCAAATAAttcaagaatgaaaagaaaaaaaatacaaacaaacaaacaaaggcGTTAAGAACTGTAGGCAAAAATAAATATCCATTAGAACTTGCATTGAGATTTCTCATTTTAACCCACTGCTTATCTATTAGCTCTGGTACTTTTCAACGATTTCACTT from Castanea sativa cultivar Marrone di Chiusa Pesio chromosome 6, ASM4071231v1 includes:
- the LOC142638226 gene encoding calcium-dependent lipid-binding protein; the encoded protein is MGLISGVFMGMVFGIALMAGWKHMMRYRSTKRIAKAVDIKLLGSLDREDLKKLCGENFPEWISFPVYEQVKWLNKQLSKMWPFVADAAEIVIKESVEPLLEEYRPPGITALKFNKLSLGNVAPKIEGIRVQSLKEGQIIMDIDFRWGGDTSIILGVEAALVASIPIQLKDLQVFTVVRVIFQLAEEIPCISAVVVALLSEPKPRIDYTLKAVGGSLTAIPGISDMIDDTVNTIVTDMLQWPHRIIVPIGGIPVDTSDLELKPQGKLTLTIVKANDLKNMEMIGKSDPYVVVYIRPLFKVKTKVVDNNLNPVWNQTFDLIAEDKETQSLILEVFDKDIGQDKRLGIAKLTLNDLEAETEKELDLRLQPSLDMLKIKDKKDRGTLTIKVLYHEFNKEEQLAALEEEKMILEARKKLKEAGIIGSTMDAIDGATSLVGSGVGLVGTGVGFVGSGVGAGVGLVGSGVGAGVGLVGTGLGAVGSGLSKAGKFMGRTITGQSRKSGSTTPVNSVQENGDAKLQ